A region from the Pelobates fuscus isolate aPelFus1 chromosome 1, aPelFus1.pri, whole genome shotgun sequence genome encodes:
- the LOC134597429 gene encoding aquaporin-5-like: MRNEICSLAFLRAVFAEFLATLIFVFLGLGSALNWLPSLPSVLQIAFAFGLAIGTLVQALGHVSGAHINPAVTISFLVGSHISILRAFFYIIAQLVGAIAGAGILYGVTPSDVRGNLAINGVNNGTPGQCFAVELILTFQLVLCIFASTDGRRNDNLGSPALSIGLSVTLGHLLGIYFTGCSMNPARSLGPAAITGIFAYHWVFWIGPIVGGILASVVYNIILFPYDKSFSDRLAILKGTYEPEDESWENKQENKRHSVELYSAQPLPKAVEKF, from the exons ATGAGGAATGAAATCTGTTCCCTGGCTTTTCTCCGGGCAGTGTTTGCAGAGTTTTTGGCCACTCTGATATTTGTCTTTTTGGGATTGGGCTCTGCCTTAAACTGGTTACCATCTCTGCCGAGTGTCTTACAGATTGCATTTGCTTTTGGCCTTGCGATAGGTACTTTAGTACAAGCTTTAGGACATGTTAGTGGGGCTCATATAAACCCAGCTGTCACTATATCATTTTTGGTTGGTTCCCACATATCCATACTGCGAGCCTTCTTCTACATTATAGCCCAGCTGGTCGGAGCAATAGCAGGTGCTGGCATTCTTTACGGAGTTACACCTAGTGATGTCCGTGGCAACTTAGCAATTAATGGG GTAAACAATGGGACTCCAGGACAGTGTTTTGCTGTAGAGCTGATACTAACATTCCAACTGGTTCTCTGCATTTTCGCGTCAACTGATGGACGGAGAAATGACAATCTGGGGTCACCTGCCTTATCGATTGGGCTGTCTGTTACCCTAGGGCACCTTTTGGGG ATCTACTTTACCGGCTGCTCCATGAATCCTGCTCGATCCCTTGGACCTGCTGCCATTACTGGAATCTTTGCTTACCATTGG GTGTTTTGGATCGGACCAATAGTTGGTGGAATTTTAGCTTCAGTCGTTTACAATATTATTCTCTTCCCATACGATAAGAGCTTCTCAGATAGATTGGCGATTCTGAAAGGTACTTATGAACCAGAGGACGAGTCTTGGGAAAACAAACAAGAGAATAAGAGGCATTCTGTCGAATTATACTCAGCGCAACCTCTTCCTAAAGCCGTAGAGAAATTCTAA